DNA from Bradyrhizobium japonicum USDA 6:
GCGAATCGGTCTGGCGCAGCGTCGTGACCCAGATCACACGCGCGGCCTGCTGGGTCGGGTTGTCGAACATGTGTGGCACGATGCTCGGAAAGCGAAAACTGTCGCCGGCCTCGAGCAGATGAGCCTGGTTGTCGAGCCACAGCCGCAGGCTGCCGGAGAGGATGTAGCCGGCCTTCTCGCCCGTGTGCTGCAAGAAGTCGGTGCCGGACGAGGCGCCGGGGTTGAGCGTCAGCTCATAGAGTTCGAGCTGGCCCTTGTCTGCCGGCGTCAGCGCTTCCTTGACGACGCCGCTGGCGGTGAGCCGCAGCAGGCGCCGGCTGTTCTTGCGCACGATGTAGCGCTGCACATCGGCGGGATCGCTGGTCTCGAAGAAGTAGGAGATGGGAACGTCGAGCGCGATGCTGAGCAGGCGCAGGGTCCGTATCGACGGCATGGCGCGCGCGCGTTCGAGCTGGCTGATCATGCCGTTGGAGAGTCCGGTCTTGGTGGCGACGTCCTGGATCGAGAGGCCGGCGCGCTGCCGCAGCAGCCGAACGGTTTCGCCGAGCCGCTGGTCGACCGCATCGTCGGCCTCGATTGCCGGGGCGTCCTTCGGGCCGTTGGTCTCGCCGCGACCATCCATGTCGCTCTCCCATGCATTGCCTCGCCGCCGGAATGGCCGGCGGTGTGAAAAGGTCGCGCATCCTAGCAATGTGATTGACAGCTGTATTTAGTCATGATGAACTTTTGACTGAAAAATTTAGAAGCACTAAAGCCCACTCCTGTCCCTTTGCCGGGTCTCGGGGGCGCGGGAGACGGTGCCGTGTGCGGGAACGGAGACTGGTCATGGCAGACAGCACCGGCAAGTTCGGCGTTGGCGGACTGCATCATCTCGGCATTCCGAATCGCCGACAATTCTTCCAGCTCGGCGCGGGCGCCGCGGCGGGATGGACCCTTGCAGGCAACGCCTTTGCACAGACCGAACGCCCGACCAGTCCGCCGGACAAGCCGCGCGGGCAAGTGATCGCGGCGCTGTCGCAGGAGCCGACCGTCTTTCATCCGCTGATGCCGGGGATCGAGGTCGATCAGGGCATCTGGTGGCAGGTGTTCTCGCCGCTCTGGTTCATCGAACCCGACGGCAAGTTCGTCCCTGATCTCGCGCGTGAAGTCCCGACCGTCGAGAATGGCGGCCTGTCGGCCGATGGCCTGACCTGGAAGATCAAGCTGCGCAGCGACGTGAAATGGCACGACGGCACGCCGTTCACGGCCGAGGACGTCAAGTTCTCGCTGGACCTGATCAACAATCCCGACTTCCGCGTCCGCAATCGCGTCGGCCACAACCTCGTCAAGGACATCAAGGTCGTCGCGCCCGACGAGATCCACTGGCGGATGGAGGCTCCCTATTCGCCCTACATGTCGATCCTGTCGCTCACCTTCATCGTGCCGAAGCACATCCTGGAGAAGCTGTCGGATCCGAACGCCTCGCCGTTCCACAATGCGCCTGTCGGCACCGGGCCTTTCCGCTGGGGCGAGCGCGTGCCCGGCGACCATATTCAATTGAATGCCCACGCCGGCTATCACGGCAAGGGACCTTACGTCGAACGCGTGGTCTTCAAATACATTCCCGATCTCACCGTGCTCTACACCCAGTTCCGCACGGGGCAGGTCGACTACACCGGCCTGCAAGGCATCTTGCCGAACTTCGTGCAGGAGGCGAAGACGCTGAAGGGCCGCAAGATCTTCGTCTCCGCGACCTCGTCGGTGGAGCACGTCGCACCCAACCTCGAATTCGGCCCCTTCGCCGATCGCGCGGTGCGCGAGGCGCTCTACCTTGCCATCAACAAGCAGGCGATCATCGATGCGCTGAACTATGGCCTGCCGACGCAGACCGAGAGCTTCGTGCCGCAACAGGCCTGGTCGTTCCAGCAGGGCCTGCCGCAGCACAAATACGATCCGGCCAAGGCCAACGCGCTGCTCGATGCCGCCGGTTGGACCCGCGGCTCCGGCGGCATTCGTGAGAAGGGTGGGGTCAAGCTCGAATTCACCAACTCGACCACGTCAGGCAATGCCGTGCGCGAGCAGACCCAGCAGCTCCTGATACAGGACTGGCGCGCGATCGGCGCGGCGATGCGGGTCAACAACATGCCGGCCGCAGTGATCTGGGGTGATTTCTGGCAGCAGTCGAAGTTCAATTCGGTGCTGGTGTCCGTGAACTTCATGCTCGGCAGCGACCCCGACGTGACGCCGCGCTTCGGCTCCGGCGCGATCCCGGCCAAGGGCGGCCGCGGTTACAACACCTATCAGTACAGGAGCCCGGAGGCCGATCGTCTGCTCGCCGAGGGCGCCAAGCAGTTCGATCTCGCCCAACGCAAGACGACCTATGGCGATCTGCAAAAGCTGATCCGCAACGACCTCGCCATCCTGCCACTGTTCCAGGGTTTTATCGCCGAGGGCGTGAAGGAGGGGCTGCAAGGCTTCCGTCCCAACATCAACACCTCCATCAACTGCTGGAACATCCGCGAATGGTACTGGGCCTGATGCCTCAGGCTCGCGGGATCGGCTGAGATGGCCCGTTACGTCGTCAACCGCCTGGCGCAGGCGATCATGCTGCTGGTGATCGTCTCCGCGATCGGCTTTGCCCTCCTGCATCTGGCGCCCGGCGGTCCGCTCTCGCAGTTCGCGGCGTCCGCGCAGATGACGCAGGAGGACCTCGACCGCGTCACCAAGCAGCTCGGCCTCGATCGCCCGTTGCCGATCCAGTATCTCGACTGGTTCGGCCGCATGCTGAAAGGCGATTGGGGCAAGTCCTATCGCGACGGCGAGGCGGTGCTGTCGGTGATCTCCTCCCATCTCGGCGCCACGCTGGAGCTGATGGCGACCGCGACCATCATCGCGGTACTCCTCGGCTGCTGGATCGGCATACTCGGTGCGCTCCGGCGATATTCGCTGTTCGATTCGCTCGCCACCGTCGGCGCGATGATCGCGCTGTCGATCCCGACCTTCTGGTTCGGCCTCGTCACCATCTACGTGTTCTCGGTGAAGCTCGGCTGGCTGCCGGCCGGCAATCGCCAGACTATCGGCGACGGCTCCTTCCTCGACCTGCTGCATCATCTGATCGCGCCGTCGATGGTGCTGGCGCTGGTCGAGACCGCGATGTGGGGCCGCTTCATGCGCTCCTCCATGCTCGAGGTGATCAATCAGGATTACATCCGCACCGCGCGCGCCAAGGGTATGCCGGAATGGCGCATCCTCACCGTCCACGCGCTGCGCAACGCGTTGCTGCCGATGATTACGGTCGCGGGCTTGCAATTTCCGACGCTGCTCGGTGGTGCACTGGTCGCCGAGACCGTGTTCACCTGGCCCGGCATGGGTCGGCTGTTCCTGGATTCCATCGGCTACCGCGACTATCCCGTGGTGATGGGCATCCTGATGTTCTCGGCGACGATGGTGTTGATCGGCTCGCTGCTCGCCGACATCCTCTATGCCGTCGTCGATCCGCGCATCCGGGTGGGCTAGGGATGACGGCTGCGACCCTCTCGACTGTTCAGCTCGCGCCCGGCCAGGCCGCATGGCGGCGCTTCCGCCGGCACCGGCTTGCGCTTGCGGGTGCTGTCATCATTCTGGTGCTCGTCCTCGGCTCGGCGTTGGGTCCTTATCTGCTGCCGTTCGACGACACCTATATCGACATCATGAAGCGGTTCGCGCCGCCTTTGTCGGGCGCGCACATTCTCGGCACCGACGAGCTTGGCCGCGACGTGCTGGCCCGGCTGATGATGGGCGGGCGGGTCTCGCTCTCGATCGGCATCGTCGCGATGGTGATCGCGATGGCGGTCGGCGTCGTCGTCGGCGCCTTCGCCGGCTTCTATGGCGGCGTGGTCGGCGCGGTGCTGATGCGGCTCGTCGATGCCGTGCTGTGCTTTCCGACCATCTTCCTGCTGCT
Protein-coding regions in this window:
- a CDS encoding cupin domain-containing protein, coding for MDGRGETNGPKDAPAIEADDAVDQRLGETVRLLRQRAGLSIQDVATKTGLSNGMISQLERARAMPSIRTLRLLSIALDVPISYFFETSDPADVQRYIVRKNSRRLLRLTASGVVKEALTPADKGQLELYELTLNPGASSGTDFLQHTGEKAGYILSGSLRLWLDNQAHLLEAGDSFRFPSIVPHMFDNPTQQAARVIWVTTLRQTDSPAG
- a CDS encoding peptide ABC transporter substrate-binding protein, whose translation is MADSTGKFGVGGLHHLGIPNRRQFFQLGAGAAAGWTLAGNAFAQTERPTSPPDKPRGQVIAALSQEPTVFHPLMPGIEVDQGIWWQVFSPLWFIEPDGKFVPDLAREVPTVENGGLSADGLTWKIKLRSDVKWHDGTPFTAEDVKFSLDLINNPDFRVRNRVGHNLVKDIKVVAPDEIHWRMEAPYSPYMSILSLTFIVPKHILEKLSDPNASPFHNAPVGTGPFRWGERVPGDHIQLNAHAGYHGKGPYVERVVFKYIPDLTVLYTQFRTGQVDYTGLQGILPNFVQEAKTLKGRKIFVSATSSVEHVAPNLEFGPFADRAVREALYLAINKQAIIDALNYGLPTQTESFVPQQAWSFQQGLPQHKYDPAKANALLDAAGWTRGSGGIREKGGVKLEFTNSTTSGNAVREQTQQLLIQDWRAIGAAMRVNNMPAAVIWGDFWQQSKFNSVLVSVNFMLGSDPDVTPRFGSGAIPAKGGRGYNTYQYRSPEADRLLAEGAKQFDLAQRKTTYGDLQKLIRNDLAILPLFQGFIAEGVKEGLQGFRPNINTSINCWNIREWYWA
- a CDS encoding ABC transporter permease; translation: MARYVVNRLAQAIMLLVIVSAIGFALLHLAPGGPLSQFAASAQMTQEDLDRVTKQLGLDRPLPIQYLDWFGRMLKGDWGKSYRDGEAVLSVISSHLGATLELMATATIIAVLLGCWIGILGALRRYSLFDSLATVGAMIALSIPTFWFGLVTIYVFSVKLGWLPAGNRQTIGDGSFLDLLHHLIAPSMVLALVETAMWGRFMRSSMLEVINQDYIRTARAKGMPEWRILTVHALRNALLPMITVAGLQFPTLLGGALVAETVFTWPGMGRLFLDSIGYRDYPVVMGILMFSATMVLIGSLLADILYAVVDPRIRVG